A genomic region of [Eubacterium] eligens ATCC 27750 contains the following coding sequences:
- a CDS encoding P-II family nitrogen regulator, producing MKELEIVIKPEKLENLKRILDSEGARGVMITTIFGYGHQKGAGQVYTRDETPGINLLPKLSVRTVVKDEIVEGIINKVLEELNTNSFGDGKIFIKDIEGVVKIRTGETGNDAL from the coding sequence ATGAAAGAATTAGAGATAGTTATAAAGCCTGAGAAGCTTGAGAATCTTAAAAGGATTCTTGACAGTGAGGGTGCTAGAGGTGTAATGATTACAACAATATTTGGCTACGGTCACCAGAAGGGCGCAGGTCAGGTATATACAAGAGATGAAACACCGGGTATCAATCTTTTACCTAAATTAAGTGTAAGAACTGTCGTAAAAGACGAGATAGTTGAGGGTATAATTAATAAGGTATTGGAAGAACTTAATACTAACAGTTTTGGTGATGGTAAGATATTCATCAAGGATATTGAGGGAGTAGTCAAGATAAGAACCGGTGAAACCGGTAACGACGCTCTGTGA
- a CDS encoding PT domain-containing protein: MKKRFKVTIVLMMTMALLAGIIASLRMENIFAEENGSSEGVTVVIREEYDKKSWQYHYYFDYTIPEDYDEDTIKIDLIGDLMKYYEAETYVPGDGENFYVNIVNLSKNEYVYSDGSMKITDGNYVDEKDADMAYTYDNTEAEYIKGAYTSLSNRPIAVKSTVWRTSNSALKELLDTTSNAAKYYSNESVTSALINAGYENGLDDLDEYYVDYMNKKYDKTCAKLEDFSVIEICNAIFNGYTVNVKEANKNVAALGYNMFYNNLLMFTLDDATVSNDDCVAGKFSLGSWMRDENSVDSYMNKKTGTLEVGMKEARNILNAHLHISGPYTTNPYQATSWGMEFTFTLDKVQPPTEEPTTQEPPTEEPTTQEPTTQEPTTQKPTQPSTEQPTTMSSTSSIAQSSDAESSVTERVAEVAADEEVVRTGDSRKAVMYVSIISAATLVSVIVIIADRKRKISEK; encoded by the coding sequence ATGAAGAAGCGGTTTAAAGTGACGATTGTACTAATGATGACTATGGCTTTGCTTGCAGGGATTATAGCCAGCCTTAGAATGGAGAACATATTTGCAGAGGAAAATGGCAGTTCAGAGGGCGTTACTGTGGTTATCCGGGAAGAGTACGACAAAAAAAGCTGGCAGTACCATTATTATTTTGACTATACAATACCTGAGGATTATGACGAAGATACCATTAAGATTGACCTTATAGGTGACCTTATGAAATATTATGAGGCTGAAACTTATGTACCGGGGGATGGAGAAAATTTTTATGTTAATATAGTTAATCTGTCTAAAAATGAGTATGTATACAGCGATGGTTCAATGAAGATTACGGATGGCAATTATGTTGATGAGAAGGATGCCGATATGGCATACACATATGATAATACAGAAGCAGAATATATTAAGGGAGCGTACACATCATTAAGCAATCGCCCGATTGCGGTAAAGAGTACAGTCTGGAGGACAAGCAACTCTGCGTTAAAGGAATTGCTTGACACAACAAGTAATGCTGCTAAATATTATTCTAATGAATCAGTTACAAGTGCATTGATTAATGCAGGCTATGAGAACGGACTTGACGACCTTGACGAGTATTATGTTGATTATATGAATAAAAAATACGACAAAACATGTGCAAAATTAGAAGATTTCAGCGTTATAGAGATTTGCAATGCAATATTTAATGGTTATACAGTTAATGTCAAGGAAGCAAATAAAAATGTTGCAGCCCTTGGATACAATATGTTTTATAATAATCTTCTGATGTTCACGCTTGATGATGCAACAGTTAGCAATGATGACTGTGTAGCTGGAAAATTCTCTTTGGGAAGCTGGATGCGAGATGAAAATAGCGTTGATTCATATATGAATAAAAAGACTGGTACGCTTGAAGTTGGAATGAAGGAAGCAAGAAATATTCTTAATGCACATCTTCATATAAGTGGACCGTATACAACGAATCCATATCAGGCAACATCATGGGGGATGGAATTCACATTCACACTTGATAAAGTCCAGCCACCGACAGAAGAGCCGACAACTCAGGAGCCACCGACAGAAGAGCCGACGACACAGGAGCCGACAACGCAGGAACCAACAACACAAAAACCAACACAGCCATCGACAGAGCAGCCGACAACTATGAGTTCTACATCAAGCATAGCACAGAGTAGTGATGCGGAAAGCAGTGTTACAGAACGCGTTGCAGAGGTTGCTGCTGATGAAGAAGTTGTAAGAACAGGAGATAGCAGGAAAGCGGTAATGTATGTTTCAATAATTTCTGCAGCAACACTTGTTTCTGTGATAGTTATTATTGCTGACAGAAAGAGAAAAATTTCTGAAAAGTAA
- a CDS encoding AI-2E family transporter, with protein MNKGHFKDSQVVKGITIGAVLIVIYLALNNVTGILDSISYLAGLVMPFIIGAVIAFVFNVPMKAIEKGLNRLFDKRCKKKHPRLIRVLAYMLTLILILAIIAGVLFVVVPELVNTIADLIGQVPTAVNNLINWLQVKLSAYPEYEEKLSSISINWDSVLSNVMNFLSIGTKGIINGGIGAISGFFSGVANFFIGFVFSVYVLFQKERLTAQCKKLMYVCMPENRADKIVEVLRLTNTTFSNFLSGQCLEACILGTMFVITLSILRMPYALLIGIIIAVTALIPIVGAFIGCIVGVILIMMTSPLKALIFVGVFLILQQIEGNLIYPHVVGSSVGLPGIWVLVAVTIGGNLFGIMGMLTFIPISSVCYALLRTYVNRKVEEKEIDKGKFKG; from the coding sequence ATGAACAAAGGACATTTTAAAGACAGTCAGGTTGTTAAGGGAATTACGATAGGTGCAGTGCTAATTGTAATATATCTTGCCCTTAACAATGTGACTGGAATTCTTGATTCTATATCATATCTTGCAGGACTTGTAATGCCATTTATAATTGGCGCAGTCATCGCATTTGTATTCAATGTACCTATGAAAGCAATTGAAAAAGGACTTAACAGGCTGTTTGACAAGCGTTGTAAGAAGAAGCATCCCAGACTTATAAGAGTGCTTGCTTATATGCTAACACTGATTTTGATACTGGCTATTATTGCAGGTGTACTTTTTGTGGTTGTGCCTGAACTGGTAAACACAATAGCTGACCTTATAGGGCAGGTGCCAACAGCAGTTAATAATCTAATCAACTGGCTGCAGGTCAAGCTGTCTGCATATCCTGAGTATGAGGAAAAGTTAAGCAGCATATCAATCAACTGGGATTCTGTTCTTTCAAATGTTATGAATTTCCTTTCAATAGGAACTAAAGGAATTATCAATGGAGGAATTGGTGCAATAAGCGGATTTTTCTCAGGAGTCGCTAATTTCTTTATTGGATTTGTCTTTTCTGTGTATGTGCTGTTTCAGAAAGAGAGGCTTACAGCACAATGCAAGAAGCTTATGTATGTGTGCATGCCTGAGAACAGGGCAGATAAAATTGTTGAAGTGTTAAGACTTACCAACACTACATTCTCTAATTTTCTGTCAGGACAGTGTCTTGAAGCATGTATTCTTGGAACGATGTTTGTTATTACATTGTCTATATTGAGAATGCCTTATGCGCTTCTTATAGGAATTATTATTGCGGTTACTGCACTTATTCCGATTGTTGGTGCATTTATCGGATGTATAGTCGGTGTGATTCTTATAATGATGACAAGCCCGTTAAAGGCACTTATATTTGTGGGAGTATTCCTTATATTACAACAGATTGAAGGAAATCTTATATATCCTCATGTTGTCGGAAGTTCAGTTGGACTGCCGGGAATATGGGTGCTTGTTGCTGTTACAATCGGTGGCAATCTGTTTGGTATAATGGGTATGCTTACATTTATTCCAATCAGCTCAGTGTGTTATGCGCTGCTTCGGACATATGTCAACAGGAAAGTGGAAGAGAAGGAGATTGATAAGGGAAAGTTTAAGGGGTGA
- a CDS encoding argininosuccinate synthase, which produces MKEKVILAYSGGLDTTAIIPWLKETYNYDVVCVCADCGQEEELDGLEQRALSCGAAKLYIEDITDEFCDNYIVPCVQAHAVYENKYLLGTSMARPLIAKRLVEIARKEGAVAICHGATGKGNDQIRFELTIKALAPDIKIIAPWRDSNWKLQSREDEIEYCRQHGIHLPFSTDCSYSRDRNIWHISHEGLELEDPANEPNYKHLLVLGCTPEEAPDEPEYVTMTFEKGVPKSVNGKAMKVSDIIRELNRLGAKHGIGIIDIVENRVVGMKSRGVYETPGGTILYEAHQQLEELVLDRDTTTFKMDVGNKFAQVVYEGKWETPLREALQAFVEKTQEYVTGEVKFRLYKGNIIKAGTTSPYSLYNESIASFKTGDMYDHHDADGFINLFGLSLKVRAMKKLENEKKNNK; this is translated from the coding sequence ATGAAAGAAAAAGTTATTCTTGCTTATTCTGGCGGACTTGACACAACTGCCATCATCCCTTGGTTAAAGGAAACATACAACTATGATGTTGTCTGCGTATGTGCAGACTGTGGTCAGGAAGAGGAGTTGGACGGACTTGAGCAGAGAGCTCTCTCATGTGGTGCTGCCAAGTTATATATAGAAGATATCACTGATGAGTTCTGCGACAACTACATCGTTCCATGTGTTCAGGCACACGCTGTTTATGAAAATAAATATTTACTTGGTACTTCAATGGCAAGACCTCTTATTGCTAAGAGACTTGTTGAGATTGCCCGTAAAGAAGGTGCTGTTGCTATCTGCCACGGTGCTACTGGTAAGGGTAATGACCAGATCAGATTCGAACTTACAATCAAGGCTTTAGCTCCAGATATCAAGATTATCGCTCCTTGGAGAGATTCTAACTGGAAGCTTCAGTCTCGTGAGGATGAGATTGAATACTGCAGACAGCATGGTATTCATCTTCCATTCAGCACAGACTGCAGCTACAGCCGTGACCGTAACATCTGGCATATCAGCCATGAAGGTCTTGAGCTTGAAGATCCAGCTAACGAGCCTAACTACAAGCATTTATTAGTTCTTGGATGCACTCCTGAGGAAGCTCCGGATGAACCAGAATATGTTACTATGACATTTGAAAAAGGTGTTCCAAAGTCAGTTAATGGCAAGGCTATGAAGGTTTCTGATATTATCAGAGAGCTTAACAGACTTGGTGCCAAGCATGGTATCGGTATCATTGATATCGTTGAGAACCGTGTTGTTGGTATGAAGTCCCGTGGTGTATATGAGACTCCTGGTGGAACAATTCTTTACGAAGCTCATCAGCAGCTTGAGGAATTAGTTCTCGACAGAGATACAACAACATTCAAGATGGATGTTGGAAACAAGTTTGCACAGGTTGTTTACGAAGGCAAGTGGGAGACACCTCTTCGTGAAGCACTTCAGGCATTCGTTGAGAAGACTCAGGAATATGTAACAGGTGAAGTTAAGTTCAGACTTTACAAGGGTAACATCATCAAGGCTGGAACAACATCTCCATATTCACTTTACAATGAGTCAATTGCATCATTCAAGACAGGTGATATGTATGATCATCATGATGCTGACGGATTCATCAACCTCTTCGGTCTTTCACTTAAGGTAAGAGCTATGAAGAAGCTTGAGAACGAGAAGAAGAACAATAAGTAA
- the argC gene encoding N-acetyl-gamma-glutamyl-phosphate reductase, which produces MIKVGIIGATGYAGNELVRLLLGHKDAEIVWLGSRSYIDQNYSDVYRNMFKLVDAKCMDDNMEQLANEVDVIFTATPQGLCASLVNDEILSKTKIIDLSADFRLKDVNVYEQWYKLEHKAPQYIDEAVYGLCEINRDKVSKDTRIIANPGCYTTTSILTLYPMVKEGIINPDTIIIDAKSGTSGAGRGAKVANLFCEVNESMKAYGVGTHRHTPEIEEQLGYACGRDDLKLIFTPHLVPMNRGILVTAYANLAKDVTYEDVKAAYDKYYDKEYFVRVLPKDVCPETRWVEGSNFVDIGFKIEPRTNRLIMMGALDNLVKGAAGQAVQNMNLLFGLPENEGLQIAPMFP; this is translated from the coding sequence ATGATTAAAGTAGGCATTATCGGTGCGACAGGTTACGCAGGTAACGAGCTTGTCAGATTATTATTAGGACATAAGGATGCAGAGATTGTATGGCTCGGTTCGAGAAGTTACATAGATCAGAATTATTCAGATGTATATAGAAACATGTTTAAGCTTGTAGATGCAAAATGTATGGACGACAATATGGAGCAGCTTGCTAACGAGGTTGATGTTATATTTACAGCAACACCACAGGGCTTATGTGCATCCCTTGTTAATGATGAAATTCTTTCAAAGACTAAGATTATTGATCTGAGTGCTGATTTCAGACTTAAGGATGTTAATGTATATGAACAGTGGTATAAGCTTGAGCATAAAGCACCACAGTATATTGATGAAGCTGTTTATGGCTTATGTGAGATTAACAGAGACAAGGTAAGCAAAGATACAAGAATTATTGCTAATCCGGGCTGTTATACAACAACATCAATTCTTACACTTTACCCAATGGTTAAGGAAGGAATAATCAATCCGGATACAATTATAATTGATGCTAAGAGTGGAACTTCAGGTGCAGGACGTGGAGCTAAGGTTGCCAACCTTTTTTGCGAAGTTAATGAGAGCATGAAGGCTTATGGTGTCGGAACTCACAGACACACACCTGAGATTGAGGAACAGTTAGGTTATGCGTGTGGAAGAGACGATTTAAAGCTTATCTTCACACCACATTTGGTTCCAATGAACAGAGGAATTCTTGTAACAGCATATGCCAACCTTGCCAAAGATGTTACATACGAAGATGTCAAGGCAGCATATGACAAGTACTATGATAAGGAATATTTCGTAAGAGTACTTCCTAAAGATGTATGCCCTGAAACACGCTGGGTTGAGGGAAGCAACTTTGTTGATATAGGATTTAAGATTGAGCCAAGAACTAACAGACTTATAATGATGGGTGCGTTAGATAATCTTGTTAAGGGTGCAGCAGGTCAGGCAGTACAGAATATGAACCTTCTCTTCGGACTTCCAGAGAATGAGGGATTACAGATTGCACCAATGTTTCCATAA
- the argJ gene encoding bifunctional glutamate N-acetyltransferase/amino-acid acetyltransferase ArgJ: MNIIKGGVTAAKGFKAAGCEAQIKYKNGKKDMALVYSEKPCVTAGTFTTNKVFAAPVKWDRNIVYNEDFAQAVVVNSGVANACTGVEGDNACAEEAKAVAKVLNVPENAVLIGSTGVIGMQLPVDRICAGIEKLAPMLDDSLEAGTQAAEAIMTTDTRSKQVAVEVEVAGTKVTIGGMCKGAGMIHPNMATMLCYITTDCDIDKALLQKMTSAIVDDSFNMISVDGDTSTNDTALVLANGMAGNKKITEEGADYNAFYEGLSYVFTELSKMIAGDGEGCTCLFEVQVKGATTKAEAKTLAKSIVTSSLTKAAIFGHDANWGRILCAMGYSGADFDPEKVDIFFKSEAGELQIVKDGTATDYSEEKATEILSQNPVIAIADVKQGDASATAWGCDLTFDYVKINADYRS; encoded by the coding sequence ATGAATATAATTAAAGGCGGTGTTACAGCAGCTAAAGGATTCAAGGCTGCCGGATGTGAAGCACAGATTAAATATAAGAACGGAAAGAAAGATATGGCACTTGTATACAGTGAGAAGCCATGTGTTACAGCAGGAACATTTACAACTAACAAAGTATTTGCAGCTCCTGTTAAATGGGACAGAAACATTGTATATAATGAAGACTTTGCACAGGCTGTAGTTGTAAACAGCGGTGTTGCCAACGCATGTACAGGCGTTGAAGGAGATAACGCATGTGCAGAAGAAGCAAAGGCAGTTGCAAAGGTTCTTAATGTACCGGAGAATGCAGTACTTATCGGTTCAACAGGTGTTATCGGAATGCAGCTTCCTGTTGACAGAATATGTGCAGGAATTGAAAAGCTTGCTCCAATGCTTGATGATTCATTAGAAGCAGGAACACAGGCAGCAGAGGCAATTATGACTACAGATACAAGAAGCAAGCAGGTTGCTGTAGAAGTAGAAGTTGCAGGTACTAAGGTAACAATCGGTGGTATGTGCAAGGGCGCAGGAATGATTCATCCTAATATGGCAACAATGCTCTGCTACATAACAACAGACTGTGATATCGACAAGGCACTTCTTCAGAAGATGACAAGTGCAATTGTTGATGATTCATTTAACATGATATCAGTTGATGGAGATACATCAACTAATGATACAGCTCTTGTTCTTGCTAATGGAATGGCTGGCAACAAGAAGATTACAGAAGAAGGTGCTGATTATAATGCTTTCTATGAAGGCTTAAGCTATGTATTTACAGAGCTTTCCAAGATGATTGCAGGTGACGGCGAAGGCTGCACATGTCTTTTCGAGGTTCAGGTAAAGGGCGCAACAACTAAGGCAGAAGCCAAGACACTTGCTAAGTCAATTGTTACATCAAGTCTTACCAAGGCAGCAATATTTGGACATGACGCTAACTGGGGAAGAATTCTCTGTGCAATGGGATATTCTGGTGCTGACTTTGACCCTGAAAAGGTTGACATATTCTTTAAGAGTGAAGCAGGTGAGCTTCAGATTGTTAAAGATGGAACTGCTACAGATTACAGCGAGGAGAAAGCAACGGAAATACTTTCACAGAATCCTGTAATTGCTATTGCTGATGTTAAGCAGGGGGATGCAAGCGCTACAGCATGGGGCTGTGACCTTACATTTGATTATGTCAAGATAAATGCTGATTACAGAAGCTAA
- the argB gene encoding acetylglutamate kinase, producing MSAKDMTEELMKAQVLVEALPYIQKFNRKIIVVKYGGSAMVDEELKRKVIQDVVLLKLVGFKPIIVHGGGKEISKWVEKSGMTPEFKNGLRVTDEPTMEIAEMVLNKVNKSLVSMIEQLGVKACGISGKDGGMLKVEKKYSKGEDIGYVGEVTDVDTTLIESLLKDDFLPVICPIGYDDDFHAYNINADDAACAIARAVNAEKLAFLTDIEGVYKDFDDKDSLISELSTSEARTLLESGTIGGGMLPKLNNCIDAIEHGVSRVHILDGRIPHCLLLEIFTNKGVGTAILSDDAEKFFDSDK from the coding sequence ATGAGCGCAAAAGATATGACAGAGGAACTTATGAAGGCACAGGTGCTTGTTGAGGCACTTCCTTATATCCAGAAATTTAACAGAAAGATAATTGTAGTTAAGTACGGCGGAAGTGCCATGGTAGATGAAGAACTTAAGAGAAAAGTTATTCAGGACGTAGTTCTTCTTAAACTTGTTGGTTTTAAGCCAATCATCGTTCACGGCGGTGGCAAGGAAATCAGCAAATGGGTTGAAAAGTCAGGCATGACACCTGAATTCAAGAATGGTTTAAGAGTTACAGATGAGCCAACAATGGAGATTGCCGAGATGGTTCTTAACAAGGTTAATAAGAGTCTTGTTTCAATGATTGAGCAGCTTGGTGTCAAGGCATGCGGTATCAGTGGTAAGGATGGCGGCATGTTAAAGGTTGAGAAGAAGTATTCTAAGGGTGAGGATATAGGATATGTTGGTGAAGTGACAGATGTTGACACAACACTTATTGAATCCTTGCTTAAGGACGATTTCCTCCCAGTAATATGCCCTATCGGATATGATGATGATTTTCATGCATACAATATTAATGCAGATGACGCAGCATGTGCAATTGCAAGAGCTGTCAATGCTGAGAAGCTTGCATTCTTAACAGATATCGAAGGTGTATATAAGGATTTTGACGATAAGGATTCACTTATATCTGAACTTTCTACTTCAGAGGCGAGAACACTTTTAGAGAGCGGAACAATCGGTGGAGGTATGCTTCCTAAGCTTAATAACTGTATAGATGCTATTGAGCATGGTGTATCAAGAGTACATATTCTTGATGGAAGAATTCCACACTGCCTTCTTCTTGAAATATTTACTAACAAGGGTGTTGGTACAGCTATTCTTTCAGATGATGCAGAAAAATTCTTTGATTCAGATAAATAA
- a CDS encoding aspartate aminotransferase family protein — MNTQQIIETAEEKLIHTYNRYQIVLDKGDGVRLYDTDGKEYLDFGAGIAVFALGYNNKEYNDALKAQIDKLIHTSNYFYNEPAVEAATALTKASGMDRVFFTNSGTEAIEGAVKLAKKYYYVKNGKADAEIIAMQHSFHGRSMGALAVTGNKHYQEAFGPMIPGIKFAQYNDLDSVKELVNDKTCAIIFETVQGEGGIYPATKEFIEGVRKLCDEKGILLILDEIQCGMGRTGSMFAFQQYGVKPDILTVAKALGCGVPVGAFAATEEVAKALVPGDHGTTYGGNPLACAAATKVFELFEKQHVLDNVKEVSAYFEEKLDELVETIDVVVERRGMGLMQGLELSVNPKDVIAKALDNGLILFSAGTNVIRFVPPLVITKADVDECIAKLKKSF, encoded by the coding sequence ATGAATACACAGCAGATTATAGAAACAGCAGAAGAGAAGCTGATTCATACATACAACCGTTACCAGATAGTACTTGATAAGGGTGACGGAGTAAGACTTTACGATACAGATGGTAAAGAATATCTTGATTTTGGAGCAGGTATAGCAGTATTTGCACTTGGTTATAACAATAAAGAATATAATGATGCATTAAAGGCACAGATTGATAAGCTTATACACACATCTAATTATTTCTACAATGAACCGGCTGTAGAGGCTGCAACAGCACTTACAAAGGCTTCAGGAATGGACAGAGTATTCTTTACTAACAGTGGTACAGAGGCTATTGAAGGTGCAGTTAAGCTTGCAAAGAAATATTATTATGTCAAGAACGGAAAGGCTGATGCAGAGATTATTGCAATGCAGCATTCATTCCATGGAAGAAGTATGGGAGCACTTGCAGTAACTGGAAATAAGCATTATCAGGAAGCATTCGGACCTATGATACCGGGAATTAAGTTTGCACAGTATAACGACCTTGACAGTGTAAAGGAACTTGTTAATGACAAAACATGTGCTATAATATTTGAGACAGTACAGGGTGAAGGAGGAATTTATCCTGCTACTAAAGAATTTATTGAAGGTGTAAGAAAGTTATGCGATGAGAAGGGAATCCTTCTTATACTTGATGAGATTCAGTGCGGAATGGGAAGAACAGGAAGTATGTTTGCATTCCAGCAGTATGGCGTTAAGCCTGATATCCTTACAGTTGCCAAGGCTCTTGGCTGTGGAGTTCCTGTAGGTGCATTTGCAGCGACAGAGGAAGTTGCGAAGGCATTAGTTCCAGGAGACCATGGAACAACATACGGTGGTAATCCACTTGCATGTGCAGCAGCAACCAAGGTGTTCGAACTTTTTGAGAAGCAGCATGTATTAGATAATGTCAAGGAAGTATCTGCTTACTTTGAAGAAAAGCTTGATGAGCTTGTTGAGACAATAGATGTTGTTGTCGAGAGACGAGGAATGGGACTTATGCAGGGACTTGAGTTATCAGTTAATCCTAAGGACGTAATTGCCAAAGCACTTGATAATGGACTTATTCTTTTCTCAGCAGGAACTAATGTTATAAGATTTGTTCCACCACTTGTAATCACTAAGGCAGATGTAGATGAATGCATAGCTAAGCTTAAGAAATCCTTCTAG
- a CDS encoding sugar ABC transporter substrate-binding protein has product MKLRRFISMMLIVTMLTVFAGCGNKDDRTQAARTLNLDGPITVNVWFNNNDYEPYLEFVAKQFKQANELVTINPVYVEADSYINYIYDESVRNDNACDLYFLTSEEIEKAYLMGLMSENDMYPQVYNEDVFGKAAMTACSYNGKLYGYPVSFNTSFLVYNKKYAEPVETIDQIRQISDNYQVTDENQDVSMVFQWAPGSMFLNYPACGKYINIGGNNSEDSSSVSVDGDSIKKVLSKYAELNSAFGTDRNNTSLETCVDLFSTGNLLYTILDADSISKIDLSEIDYGICKYPSMGNDVESKAMSVTTMAVVNPYTKNVDASKAVARAISYDYADYMESTAKKSCARADIKVKRNVENYKAMHDIYSDSVVKAKYIGVGEVYMRYEIMLHQVYDGTNVDEAYNSFAACIDRMAKQTEASSVNSGNSSSK; this is encoded by the coding sequence ATGAAATTAAGAAGATTTATCAGTATGATGCTGATTGTTACCATGCTGACAGTCTTTGCAGGCTGTGGTAATAAAGATGACAGGACACAGGCTGCGAGGACTCTTAATCTTGATGGACCTATAACAGTTAATGTATGGTTTAATAACAATGATTATGAGCCTTATCTTGAATTTGTTGCCAAGCAGTTTAAGCAGGCTAATGAACTTGTTACCATCAATCCTGTATATGTCGAAGCAGATTCATATATAAATTATATATATGATGAATCTGTTCGCAATGATAATGCATGTGATTTGTATTTTCTGACATCTGAAGAGATAGAGAAAGCATATCTTATGGGGCTTATGTCCGAAAATGATATGTATCCTCAGGTGTACAATGAGGATGTGTTTGGAAAGGCTGCAATGACAGCCTGTTCATATAATGGCAAATTATATGGATATCCGGTATCATTTAATACATCATTTCTTGTATATAATAAGAAGTATGCTGAACCTGTAGAAACAATTGATCAGATTAGACAGATTAGTGATAATTATCAGGTGACTGATGAGAATCAGGATGTATCAATGGTATTTCAATGGGCACCAGGTTCAATGTTTCTTAATTATCCGGCTTGTGGAAAATATATTAATATAGGTGGCAATAATTCTGAGGACAGTTCTTCGGTTTCTGTAGATGGAGATTCTATAAAGAAAGTGCTTAGCAAATATGCTGAGTTAAACAGTGCATTTGGAACAGACAGAAATAATACAAGCCTTGAGACATGTGTGGATTTGTTTTCAACAGGAAATTTGTTATATACAATTCTTGATGCAGACAGTATATCTAAGATTGATTTATCAGAAATAGATTATGGCATATGTAAATATCCTTCAATGGGGAATGATGTTGAATCAAAAGCAATGTCAGTTACTACTATGGCTGTTGTTAATCCATACACTAAGAATGTAGATGCATCGAAGGCTGTAGCAAGAGCTATTTCTTATGATTATGCAGACTATATGGAGAGTACTGCTAAAAAAAGCTGTGCAAGAGCTGATATTAAGGTTAAGAGAAATGTAGAAAACTATAAAGCAATGCATGATATTTATTCAGACTCTGTGGTCAAAGCTAAATATATTGGTGTTGGTGAAGTGTATATGAGATATGAAATTATGCTTCATCAGGTATATGACGGTACAAATGTCGATGAAGCATATAATTCATTTGCAGCATGCATAGACAGAATGGCAAAACAGACGGAAGCTTCTTCAGTCAATTCAGGAAACAGTTCTTCAAAATAA
- a CDS encoding DMT family transporter translates to MAGFLIAIISGALMSLQGAFNTNVTKASSVWVTAMFVQLTALATCAIMWVIDGRPDIMKLFKVDNKVTLLGGVIGAFITFTVIKSISGLGIAKAEVTIVVAQIIVSYLLGLFGLFGSEKTTFSWIKLVSLLITVAGVCMFYFLGNPSTD, encoded by the coding sequence ATGGCAGGTTTTTTAATTGCAATAATATCAGGTGCACTTATGAGTTTACAGGGGGCGTTTAATACAAATGTTACAAAAGCAAGCAGTGTATGGGTTACAGCAATGTTTGTGCAGTTGACAGCACTGGCGACTTGTGCGATTATGTGGGTAATTGACGGAAGACCTGATATCATGAAGCTGTTTAAGGTTGATAATAAGGTTACACTTCTTGGAGGTGTGATAGGTGCATTTATAACATTTACAGTTATTAAAAGCATAAGTGGTCTTGGAATTGCTAAAGCGGAGGTTACAATTGTAGTTGCACAGATAATTGTTTCGTATCTGCTGGGACTTTTCGGGCTGTTTGGAAGTGAGAAGACTACATTTTCATGGATTAAGCTCGTGTCGCTTCTTATTACGGTTGCAGGAGTATGTATGTTTTATTTTCTTGGTAATCCGTCAACGGATTAA